Within Plectropomus leopardus isolate mb chromosome 23, YSFRI_Pleo_2.0, whole genome shotgun sequence, the genomic segment atttttaaagatgtttttcatattaggttgaatttgtgctcatttaaagtaaatataatgaCAGCCTGAATGACTTTAACACAGTTCAGTTGTATTTACAGTTCAGTTGTGTTATCATAAATAAGATTTCTTGCTTTCCTTGgcacaaaatggaaataaataacaacaaaaacaaaataaaaaaacattgatatcggctattgtgttattttaaacatcggTATCAGCCCAGAATTTCAAAATCGGTGCATCCCTATAAAAgcttaatttatattattatgttattaatgACCGATCAGACCAGaaagtgtgaaaacaaaatccacTTTGCTATTGATCCATGGTGCAAATTTCACCACAGTTTACACAAAAGCACCATGCAGATTTACTAATGGATTTATTGATTGGTGAAGTAGTGACTACTTGTAGGGCTAGTGGGTGAGCTACTGTACCCAGTGGCTTAAGAGCTAACATGCTAGCTAGCTGGTGTAAGCTAGCCACAAGTGCACCAAAATTTTACCATCTCAAATGCCGGTCTGATGTGGCCGTCACCTGGGGACCTCATGTGATTTGTAATAATTGCATATACCAGCTGTTTTCTTaatcaaaatgctatttttgtaccttttgccataaaaaaagcaagttgTTTTAGCTTGCCTAATCTATAATACTGAGtcaaaataatgacaccatCTACTGGCAACAGGAGGGTAGCCTTATGTGACAAACATCATttcatttacatacattttacaaTGTGTGGTTGGCGGGTGTGAGGGCTTGTTcgttgctgcttgcagctttaataattattattactataaatatgaattattattattaatttccaAAATCTCATGAGAACCTCAGGTGACATGAATGCCGTGCAGATGTGGCTTTAATTAATTCAAAAGTGCCGAGCTGGACTTTCATTTTTTAGGCCATGACATTTGTAGGTTGTGACATGGTTGTGACATTTCCTTTGTGGCAGTTGCTACCAGCCACAGCATCAGATTCAGATTTACATTTACAGGGGAATTCCCAGTATTTGTCAGCCTGGGTCTTAAGAGCTGTCCACACCACGAATGACAACTATGACAATGACTAtgaatatgttgttttaaaaatcgTTCCAACTCAAGTGGATGGTGGCTTCAACACCACAACGAACCCAGTGACGAACAATTTTGTTGGGTCACTTTCAGAGCAATTTGATGAATGATAGAAGAACTATTTATTCGTGTGGATGTTCACATCATTATCGTTATAGTCAtcatttttggtctttattcgCAGGATTCTGTCTGATTAAAATTCACTCTGCGCCTGTTATGTAAAGATTTGGTAAATTTGGAACAAAGCTAGTGGGGACAGTGGGCACGAATAAGAGAATAATACCCTGTTTGACAAATACTTGAATTTCTCTTAAAGAAAGAAGGTGGAAGGTTCTGAATAGGGGCCGTGGGAGGAACAGTGGACGGAAGCCCTTTCTAAATGCTGATGTGTGCTGGATCAGGGGCCAGCTCGGTGTGTCCATGGTCCTGGGAGGAGAAGCAGTCGTCAGAGTGGATGAAGTGCAGGGCGGTCTGGTTATAGCTCAGCAGGGCCTCCTGCTTCTGCTCCGAGCTGTAGTAAAGAGAGTGTGGGTGTACCTGCGTGATGTGCCTCTTGATGGTGCTGACCTTCAGTGTGGCCAGAGTGGCTCCGCACACCATGCAGATCAGCCCGTGTCTGCGACAGTCATAATCCATCAGGTACTCCATCCGCCAGCGCACCTGGTAGTTCCTCCTCTGGTCCTTCCCAGGGTAATGGCCGTGACGAGAGGGTGTGGCTGCAGCGCCGTCATCCCTCGCTTTACCCTTCCCTCCACTAACACCCTCCTCCTTCTTCACCATTTTGCTGGGAGTTCTGACATCAGGGGAGGTGTCCTCATTCGTCTCTCCTGTGGTATTTAGGACATCAGCTGCACTCGGGTTGATTTCTGCTAAAACAGCAGGAAGGGTGCTGCTATAgttaaactgaaaacatatttctgaCATCTTTTAACAAGAACTACTCACAAACATAGCTGTCTTGTTCTCATCATAAGCTGCTGTCACATTTGTCAAAAATAGAGATGCTGTAAATACAGGACCTAAATTCAGCATCATGTATATTTCCAAAGATCATGTACTGTAATACTCACCACTCTACTCTGAGCCTCgagtttatataaaaatgtctttttcctcCCAAGTTCTAATACCTGcctctttactgttttttattgctcttaCGTTAATGCCAATATAAGACAAATCCTCTATGTGCAGCTCGTCTTACCACTATTCAAGAATTGAAAGTTTTCCAGCAGTAAGTAGTAGCTATATGCATCTCACCATCTTGTACTTGCATGCCTTCACTAGAGTAATCTTTGGTCCAGGCAGCAGCCATGGCTTCCCTTTCTTGTCGGCTCAGGGTTGTCGTCTCTGGGTGACATTCCTGGATGTGGCGGCGGAAGCTGCTGACCTTGGTTTCCTGCAGGACCTGAGAACACACCATGCAGAACGTGCCGCGGCCCTGAGGCCCGTAGGCCACCAGGTAGTCGAGGCGGAGCCGCCACGGGTCGCCCCCGTGTAACCTCCTCTTCCTGGGCTGGCGGAGGGGCTGAGGTCCCTGCTGTGGAACTCCGACGCCTCCGTCCTCACCAATAAGACAAGTGTCCTGAGTTAAAGTGCCATCGCCTTCTGGGTACAAGTCAGTGTTGATCTGGATGGCCTCCACTCCCTGAGCATAGAGGTCCGCCCCACCTTCTTCGGTGTTGGGCTCTGATTTGATTGAGTTTTCTGACTCTTCTGTTGTGGGACAGGGAATCATAcaacatgtaaaatatgaaacaataaCAGATATACTGTGGTATTTAACTACAGATCACATGAGGTTTTGGCCCAGTGTTAGGAGGTCTAAGTGGTGGACGATAAAATCAAATTCTTGTTGTTAGTGATACTATTGGATGCTGATGGAACACACTGACGAGGTCCTAAACTCATCAGATATGGTCTGTAGTCAGGAGGCAATCTGGATGAATCAAGAGGCtgatgggttagggttagggttagataTCCAGACTGCCCGGCTCACCCTGTTACTATGGCAATGCTGATCCAGATAAGCAATGATAAAAAGTGTTGGTGGGTGGTGGATTTGCATTTGTGACgtcaatacatttaaaattgatgactaaaaaaataaaataaatttatcaTACTAGATATTATTTAGTTATACAGATCCACCAATAGTCACATACTTAGAGCTGTTGTGGCTATAATCTACTATGTGTTTCCTTAATACCAaccatatgttttatttttgtgttcttACCATGAGTCTGAGCCCAGGCCTGCAAGATGCAGTGCTTCTCCTCGGAGCTGTAGACCAAGGAGTTGGGGTGGGTGTCCAGCACGTGGCTCTTGATGTGGTCCAGGTGGAGTGAGGGCAGCTCTCCTCCACACACCATGCACAGCAGCCGGCCGGCCTCCGCCTCGTACTCCATCAGGAACTCCTGGCGGAACCAGGCGTGCAGCGAGTCATTCAGGTAGCGTTCCAGGGTCCGGGCTGATGGCCCGGGGAggtcctgctcctcctctttgAGCTGTGAGGCTTCACCCTCCTCAGAGCGGGGAGATAAACTGGGGGGTTGCTGTGGCTGCTCCTGAGGCGTCACAGGCTCTGGGGGTTCTGCTGTGgatagaaaatagaaaacaaaaccataatGAAAGAGTTTTAAAGCATCATTGCTGTGGATGAGCAAGCAACTTTCTCATGTTACAGctaaaaagtacagaaaaatatGCTTCTGAAAAGATTagctgaaaaatacagaatcttgattcatatttgatcagcaccaCCTCAGAAAAGGAAAATCTATATGCTCTTCGCACTTGGCTGGTGTTAATTTCAGACCCTGATGGCATGCgctaataaaattattttcaagatTCATTGCATATCTGGGGAGCTTTTCCAATGTATTGACCATGCATGTTCATATTGCagtgatgatttattttttagcgctacaaaaaatgtaatggatTAGAATCCCAGACTGCATTTATAATACTcttgagaaataaaaagagaatacctacatgaaaaaacagtttggttagtcccaaaaacaactgatttaCTTGCTTATTAAATGTATTACTTATTTTTGAAATACTCTATTATTAACGTATGTAAGATTTAATGCTGTGAATGATATCTCATTATTTGTTGAAACATTTCAGTAACATTTCTGTGATATTATATCAAGGGGAGAATTACCCCCAGCATGCTAACTGTTTGGGATGTAGTCATACTGACTCCAGCTCTGAGGCCAGAGCCttgtttgagggttaatggtgGGAGGGGTGGGAGGGAAGCGAAGAGCCTGGAGGAAGCTCATGCAAATccacagaaaacatgcaaaacataaaaaaagttgtgaCTAGACTATGAAACAGCTTTGTTCTGACATCCAGTGTTTTCGGAAAAAGACTGTGGACAAAAACTGGACACCGATGCCAACGACTGAATTTCTGAGTGAATTCTtcctatgaaaaaaataaaggtcaaaaaggtggaaactccagcaacacttaagacttaaaaaacaacttaattgcAAAACTAGCACATTTAGGGTCATGGCCTTCATCAGGGTCATGACCCTGCGTTAACCTCTTTTGAACTCTTTGCCCTCTCCATGCACCTTGGAGGGGGGTGAAGTGGTGCTAATGTTTATGCATTACTGACAGGTGTCTCAGTGCACTTTAAACTACACTcgtgttttgcatttttctcctgACTTTGAGTTTTCAACAGAAGAGCCAGTCAAAGCAGCCTAGCGGGAATTTCCTATGTCAGATTTCCCCAAAACACATGAAGataataatttacatttgaaCTGGATGCTTATAACCTACATtaccaaaatcaaaattttacagattattggcctggctgattgttggggccaatatttcacattttgccgattatttgcatcagcattttattttaatgattggcaataaaattatttagttaaaaagtgcaaagaaagtgtcagtatgggaggaacttttactttataaatcctcagggagctatttttattcatttttatttaaattttcagttgACTTTACATAAAAAAGTTGCTTGAAACTTGCTAAATATGATGCTGAATGTTTTgatcaaacatttgctaaaggaaTTTGAACAAAGTTTCATTTCaatgtttgttatattccaaattctcaATATGGACAGAAAAGTTTtcaattttaatgtaatgttttaatgtactgtttcagttccaaatatcaggCTCATTAACTACTAACAATCAGCATTTTTATCGGCCctggaaaaacaatattggtcgacctttaatcaaatgttttcacatattctattctttgaa encodes:
- the zfta gene encoding zinc finger translocation-associated protein isoform X2, which encodes MEEKETGKSEPVDLRCAEQTELLSLIISGEEEATREESDLGEEDRLANGHGEEESEASMVKPVQSPCTSYWNITEGPDQPLLLSRAAGPSGSKPRVQRASRPGLSRIPGRDHRRYYHEYWRSEYLMDFDPQRHGMICMVCGSSLATLKLSTIKRHIRQKHPDSLLWSAADKEVIHSGWESHLSLGGGQRSFTSAAGPSAQEEEEQLVSEQHAAAEPPEPVTPQEQPQQPPSLSPRSEEGEASQLKEEEQDLPGPSARTLERYLNDSLHAWFRQEFLMEYEAEAGRLLCMVCGGELPSLHLDHIKSHVLDTHPNSLVYSSEEKHCILQAWAQTHEESENSIKSEPNTEEGGADLYAQGVEAIQINTDLYPEGDGTLTQDTCLIGEDGGVGVPQQGPQPLRQPRKRRLHGGDPWRLRLDYLVAYGPQGRGTFCMVCSQVLQETKVSSFRRHIQECHPETTTLSRQEREAMAAAWTKDYSSEGMQVQDEINPSAADVLNTTGETNEDTSPDVRTPSKMVKKEEGVSGGKGKARDDGAAATPSRHGHYPGKDQRRNYQVRWRMEYLMDYDCRRHGLICMVCGATLATLKVSTIKRHITQVHPHSLYYSSEQKQEALLSYNQTALHFIHSDDCFSSQDHGHTELAPDPAHISI
- the zfta gene encoding zinc finger translocation-associated protein isoform X3, whose protein sequence is MEEKETGKSEPVDLRCAEQTELLSLIISGEEEATREESDLGEEDRLANGHGEEESEASMVKPVQSPCTSYWNITEGPDQPLLLSRAAGPSGSKPRVQRASRPGLSRIPGRDHRRYYHEYWRSEYLMDFDPQRHGMICMVCGSSLATLKLSTIKRHIRQKHPDSLLWSAADKEVIHSGWESHLSLGGGQRSFTSAAGPSAQEEEEQLVSEQHAAEPPEPVTPQEQPQQPPSLSPRSEEGEASQLKEEEQDLPGPSARTLERYLNDSLHAWFRQEFLMEYEAEAGRLLCMVCGGELPSLHLDHIKSHVLDTHPNSLVYSSEEKHCILQAWAQTHEESENSIKSEPNTEEGGADLYAQGVEAIQINTDLYPEGDGTLTQDTCLIGEDGGVGVPQQGPQPLRQPRKRRLHGGDPWRLRLDYLVAYGPQGRGTFCMVCSQVLQETKVSSFRRHIQECHPETTTLSRQEREAMAAAWTKDYSSEGMQVQDAEINPSAADVLNTTGETNEDTSPDVRTPSKMVKKEEGVSGGKGKARDDGAAATPSRHGHYPGKDQRRNYQVRWRMEYLMDYDCRRHGLICMVCGATLATLKVSTIKRHITQVHPHSLYYSSEQKQEALLSYNQTALHFIHSDDCFSSQDHGHTELAPDPAHISI
- the zfta gene encoding zinc finger translocation-associated protein isoform X1 codes for the protein MEEKETGKSEPVDLRCAEQTELLSLIISGEEEATREESDLGEEDRLANGHGEEESEASMVKPVQSPCTSYWNITEGPDQPLLLSRAAGPSGSKPRVQRASRPGLSRIPGRDHRRYYHEYWRSEYLMDFDPQRHGMICMVCGSSLATLKLSTIKRHIRQKHPDSLLWSAADKEVIHSGWESHLSLGGGQRSFTSAAGPSAQEEEEQLVSEQHAAAEPPEPVTPQEQPQQPPSLSPRSEEGEASQLKEEEQDLPGPSARTLERYLNDSLHAWFRQEFLMEYEAEAGRLLCMVCGGELPSLHLDHIKSHVLDTHPNSLVYSSEEKHCILQAWAQTHEESENSIKSEPNTEEGGADLYAQGVEAIQINTDLYPEGDGTLTQDTCLIGEDGGVGVPQQGPQPLRQPRKRRLHGGDPWRLRLDYLVAYGPQGRGTFCMVCSQVLQETKVSSFRRHIQECHPETTTLSRQEREAMAAAWTKDYSSEGMQVQDAEINPSAADVLNTTGETNEDTSPDVRTPSKMVKKEEGVSGGKGKARDDGAAATPSRHGHYPGKDQRRNYQVRWRMEYLMDYDCRRHGLICMVCGATLATLKVSTIKRHITQVHPHSLYYSSEQKQEALLSYNQTALHFIHSDDCFSSQDHGHTELAPDPAHISI